A single Pararhizobium sp. A13 DNA region contains:
- a CDS encoding CstA-like transporter-associated (seleno)protein, whose protein sequence is MPSELGRLGQRLSQTARLMIGVPDYRTYVKHRQETHPDEPLMSEAEFFRERQDARFGVGTSGRVFRCC, encoded by the coding sequence CTGCCGAGTGAGCTTGGCAGGTTAGGCCAGCGTCTTAGCCAAACTGCCAGGCTGATGATTGGCGTACCTGACTACCGAACCTATGTGAAGCACCGTCAGGAGACCCATCCGGACGAACCGCTTATGTCGGAGGCGGAATTCTTCCGCGAACGTCAGGATGCCAGGTTTGGAGTGGGCACTTCAGGGCGGGTTTTTCGCTGCTGCTAG
- a CDS encoding PAS domain-containing hybrid sensor histidine kinase/response regulator, giving the protein MSGLSVVGFASLYLVLLFAIAWLGDRVSRNKPFLPHGTMRAAVAYALTLAIYNTSWSFYGSVGRASRTGIDFLPIYLAPTLLLIFGQPVIRRIVSLSQTQNVTSIADFIAARYGKSQAVAAFVTLAALFVMLPYIALQLKAVAASFDVLTEASASTGINTPFWQDTAFWVAASMALFSIVFGVRHIHAREHHRGLMLAIAFESLVKIATFVIVAVFIVYGVAGGPGTLLSQAATDARLSHVMQVDFTHPTWITNTVISLFAFLCLPHTFHVAFVEIDNARDARPSAWMYPLYLLILSIFMLPLAIAGLSLLGPDVNPDTYMIRLPLAAGSDIMAFVAFIGGVSAATGMIIVAAVSLSTMLCNDVVMPVVLRNSGFNALDNVGTLLLRTRRVAVVVILLLAFLSHRLVDQRFPLTIMGLLSFVGVAQFGPAFLGGLFWPRANKTGALAGMTGGLAIWIYTLVLPSLGPILEMPGHFLADGPWTIGWLRPQALFGLEWDPISHATLWSLLVNVTLFVSISLLARPTTAEQTQARAFTDPVPDAHASVTRRRTITTLEDLRELAIRFAGNIQGAEAFDTYVSARRNGRPPILDNSGLADLDAVRFVENLIAGAIGGASARVIMAASLQSASLSRGAAMAMLDEASEALQFNRKLLEATLESVRQGICVMDEDLTIAAWNSRFVELLALPDHLMRIGLPLADLIAFNTERGEYRTQDFPALLVNRDIAGQTWPYIYERHRPDGTVLEITFDRMPGGGFVATFLDVTERHRAAEALREANETLELRVRERTEALELAKAEAEQANASKTRFLAAASHDLLQPLSAARLFVSALQERLNRGIDDPAARADADRYTAGAAGSLSSTEQLLDGLLDISALDSGAMKPDIGTFDMDDLLQQLATEFMPVAQRKGLRLSVAKRRIFVRSDSRLVRRVLQNFLSNAIRYTRTGRIVIGGRRRGNVLRVEVWDTGIGVPSDKQREIFGEFQRLDTGQDHADRGLGLGLAIVERVSRLLGLAIGLRSQPGKGSCFYVEIPVDPNADPAVRPAQRREERQTNRSLRILCVDNEANVLDGLQASFSEWGHAVFRATGPQEALAHASPPPDLFILDLHLDGGANGLDLLESLRKVFHADTPALLVTAARDEAIAARAKSMGCEILYKPIKPAALRRFVTSVALKSAPLSETQDRGPSQ; this is encoded by the coding sequence GTGAGCGGCCTGTCAGTTGTCGGATTTGCGTCCCTATATCTCGTGTTGCTGTTTGCCATCGCGTGGCTGGGTGATCGGGTAAGCAGAAACAAACCCTTCCTGCCCCACGGTACAATGCGAGCCGCGGTTGCCTACGCGTTGACGCTGGCCATCTACAACACCTCCTGGAGCTTCTATGGATCGGTGGGACGGGCATCTCGGACGGGCATCGATTTCTTGCCGATCTACCTGGCGCCAACCCTTCTGCTGATCTTCGGTCAACCGGTGATCCGGCGCATTGTCTCGCTCAGTCAGACGCAGAACGTCACCTCCATCGCAGATTTCATTGCCGCGCGTTACGGCAAGAGCCAGGCGGTCGCTGCATTCGTCACCCTCGCGGCCCTCTTCGTCATGCTGCCCTATATCGCCTTGCAGCTAAAAGCCGTCGCCGCAAGCTTTGACGTTCTGACCGAGGCGAGCGCAAGCACCGGGATCAATACGCCCTTCTGGCAGGACACCGCCTTCTGGGTAGCGGCATCCATGGCCCTTTTCAGTATCGTGTTCGGCGTCAGGCACATCCATGCTCGTGAACATCACCGTGGACTGATGCTGGCAATTGCCTTTGAAAGCCTGGTGAAAATCGCTACTTTCGTGATCGTTGCCGTCTTCATCGTCTATGGCGTCGCGGGCGGACCCGGCACACTTTTGTCTCAGGCCGCGACGGACGCGCGTCTGTCACACGTGATGCAGGTGGACTTTACCCATCCCACCTGGATCACCAATACCGTCATATCGCTGTTTGCGTTTCTATGCCTGCCGCACACCTTTCATGTCGCCTTCGTCGAGATCGATAACGCGAGGGATGCTCGACCGTCCGCGTGGATGTATCCGCTCTACCTCCTGATTCTCAGCATTTTCATGCTGCCGCTCGCCATTGCCGGCCTTTCCCTTCTCGGTCCGGACGTCAATCCGGATACCTATATGATCCGGCTGCCGCTTGCCGCCGGATCAGACATCATGGCGTTCGTGGCATTTATCGGCGGTGTCTCCGCAGCAACCGGCATGATCATCGTTGCTGCCGTCTCGCTGAGCACGATGCTCTGCAACGACGTCGTCATGCCGGTCGTCTTGCGCAACAGCGGTTTCAATGCACTGGACAATGTGGGAACGCTGCTGTTGCGCACCCGGCGGGTCGCCGTCGTCGTCATCCTGCTTCTTGCCTTTCTCAGCCACCGTCTTGTCGACCAGCGCTTCCCGCTGACAATCATGGGCCTTCTGTCCTTCGTTGGCGTGGCCCAGTTCGGACCGGCCTTCCTCGGCGGTCTTTTCTGGCCGCGCGCCAACAAGACCGGGGCCCTCGCGGGCATGACCGGTGGGCTCGCCATCTGGATTTATACGCTGGTCCTGCCATCGTTAGGTCCGATCCTTGAGATGCCGGGCCATTTTCTTGCCGACGGACCATGGACAATCGGCTGGCTGCGTCCGCAGGCCCTGTTCGGGCTTGAATGGGATCCCATTTCCCATGCGACGCTCTGGTCGCTACTGGTGAACGTCACCCTCTTTGTCTCCATCTCCCTGTTGGCGCGTCCGACGACGGCCGAGCAAACCCAGGCGCGCGCCTTCACCGATCCCGTGCCGGATGCGCACGCCTCAGTGACGCGACGCCGCACGATTACGACACTGGAAGACCTGCGCGAACTGGCCATTCGATTTGCAGGAAACATTCAAGGAGCGGAAGCCTTCGATACCTATGTGTCGGCACGCCGCAACGGCCGCCCGCCGATCCTCGACAACAGCGGTCTCGCCGATCTCGACGCCGTCCGCTTTGTAGAAAATCTCATTGCGGGCGCTATCGGGGGAGCTTCCGCCCGCGTCATCATGGCCGCTTCGCTGCAGAGCGCTTCCCTGTCGCGCGGAGCTGCCATGGCCATGCTGGACGAGGCATCGGAAGCACTGCAATTCAACCGCAAACTGCTGGAAGCAACTCTGGAATCGGTACGGCAGGGAATTTGCGTCATGGACGAGGATCTCACGATCGCGGCGTGGAACAGCCGCTTTGTAGAACTGCTTGCCCTGCCGGACCATCTGATGCGCATCGGCTTGCCCTTGGCGGATCTCATCGCCTTCAATACGGAGCGAGGCGAATATCGGACCCAGGACTTCCCGGCTCTTCTCGTCAACCGGGATATAGCGGGACAGACATGGCCCTATATCTATGAACGGCATCGGCCGGATGGGACGGTCCTTGAAATCACTTTCGACCGAATGCCGGGCGGCGGTTTCGTCGCGACTTTTCTGGATGTGACCGAGCGGCACCGCGCGGCCGAAGCTCTGCGCGAGGCCAACGAGACGCTCGAACTGCGCGTTCGCGAGCGCACCGAGGCGCTGGAACTGGCCAAGGCGGAAGCCGAGCAGGCGAATGCCTCCAAGACGCGCTTCCTCGCCGCCGCCAGCCACGATCTGCTTCAGCCACTGAGCGCCGCGCGCCTCTTTGTGTCCGCGCTTCAGGAGCGTTTGAACCGTGGGATCGACGATCCAGCAGCCCGGGCAGATGCCGATCGCTACACGGCGGGCGCCGCAGGCTCCCTCAGTTCAACCGAGCAGTTGCTCGACGGGCTTCTGGATATTTCCGCGCTCGATTCCGGCGCCATGAAGCCGGATATCGGCACTTTCGACATGGATGACCTTCTGCAGCAACTGGCGACCGAATTCATGCCTGTGGCACAGCGCAAGGGACTTCGGCTTTCGGTCGCCAAGCGCAGGATTTTTGTCCGCTCGGATTCGCGTCTCGTACGGCGAGTCCTGCAAAATTTCCTTTCCAACGCCATCCGCTATACCCGGACCGGCCGCATTGTGATCGGCGGACGCAGGAGAGGCAACGTGCTGCGCGTCGAGGTGTGGGACACGGGAATAGGCGTGCCTTCCGACAAGCAAAGGGAGATATTCGGGGAGTTTCAGCGTCTCGATACAGGTCAGGACCATGCCGACAGGGGGCTGGGTCTCGGGCTCGCCATTGTCGAACGTGTGTCGCGACTGCTCGGTCTGGCGATCGGGCTAAGATCGCAGCCCGGTAAAGGAAGTTGCTTCTATGTCGAAATTCCGGTCGACCCAAATGCCGATCCGGCTGTCCGACCCGCGCAACGCAGGGAGGAGCGCCAGACTAACCGAAGCCTGCGCATTCTGTGCGTCGACAACGAAGCGAATGTGCTCGATGGTTTGCAGGCCAGTTTCAGCGAATGGGGCCATGCGGTTTTCCGTGCAACCGGTCCGCAGGAGGCTCTGGCGCATGCCTCTCCACCGCCTGATCTGTTCATTCTCGACCTTCACTTGGATGGCGGCGCCAACGGCCTCGATCTCCTTGAAAGCCTGCGTAAAGTCTTTCACGCGGATACGCCGGCGCTCCTTGTCACCGCAGCGCGCGACGAGGCGATCGCAGCCCGCGCGAAAAGCATGGGCTGTGAGATCCTGTACAAGCCGATCAAACCGGCGGCTCTGCGCCGCTTTGTGACGTCCGTGGCACTCAAGTCGGCCCCACTTTCGGAAACACAGGACAGGGGACCTTCCCAATGA
- a CDS encoding response regulator transcription factor, which translates to MIPVSTILIGDDHPLVQAALEGALTQVIPGLKVLCAGTLDEVAEVIRTAEEPLDLVLLDLNMPGSIGFTGLFLLQAEFPTVPVAILSAEQDPVTVQRALAYGASGYIPKSIDLRQMAKAIVLILNGEIWSPFPLDPTAMPDDDDDTPRRFASLTPQQLRILARLVEGKLNKQIAAELQVAEQTIKVHVSTILRKLGVTTRTQAAILAERLTRRDHIQRSSGR; encoded by the coding sequence ATGATACCCGTCAGCACGATTCTCATTGGTGACGATCATCCGCTCGTGCAGGCCGCCTTGGAAGGCGCCCTCACCCAGGTCATCCCTGGACTGAAAGTGCTCTGCGCCGGGACCTTGGACGAGGTTGCCGAAGTCATCCGGACGGCGGAAGAACCTCTTGATCTGGTGCTGCTCGATCTCAACATGCCTGGCAGCATCGGCTTCACCGGCTTGTTTCTGCTTCAGGCCGAATTTCCGACTGTGCCGGTCGCTATCCTCTCGGCCGAGCAGGACCCCGTGACGGTGCAGCGCGCCCTCGCCTACGGCGCCTCGGGCTACATCCCGAAATCGATCGATCTGAGGCAAATGGCCAAAGCCATCGTGCTCATCCTTAATGGTGAGATCTGGTCACCCTTTCCACTCGATCCCACGGCGATGCCGGACGATGACGACGACACGCCCCGGCGGTTCGCCTCGCTGACACCACAGCAGTTGCGCATTCTCGCGCGGCTGGTGGAGGGAAAGCTCAACAAACAGATCGCCGCGGAACTGCAAGTTGCCGAACAGACGATCAAGGTCCATGTCTCGACGATCCTGCGCAAGCTCGGCGTGACGACGCGTACGCAGGCCGCTATCCTTGCGGAAAGATTGACGCGACGAGACCACATTCAACGCAGCTCGGGACGATGA
- a CDS encoding ROK family protein codes for MTKVALAFDLGGTELRAALVSKEGNLLSFAAAPTHAAEGPEAVIHQIELLAAQIRAETPDLVPIGVGIGAPGPLDPEAGIVIAPPTLAGWYEVPLADILSNRLGLPAKLENDANAAAFGEWRYGAGRGAGSMVFVTVSTGIGGGVIADGRILHGRRGLAAEIGHMTITNEGERCFCGAVGCFEAVASGTALGRRATARTRQFDGSMLRNLSADLDVTGRHVVEAARKGDRQALELLDAEARWIGIGFTNLLHLYSPDTIVMGGGISHGFDLLHDTIVATVRDRAMQAYRDVPIVAAQLGRHAGLVGAASLVLWNDHSTDSAAQGLAGSDTPGANTLANEGEVNR; via the coding sequence GTGACCAAGGTTGCTCTCGCCTTTGATCTGGGTGGTACGGAACTTCGCGCCGCGTTGGTGAGCAAAGAGGGAAACCTTCTGTCGTTCGCGGCCGCGCCGACGCACGCGGCCGAAGGACCAGAGGCCGTGATCCACCAGATCGAATTGCTGGCGGCGCAGATTCGGGCGGAAACGCCAGATCTTGTTCCCATCGGGGTTGGTATCGGCGCGCCCGGCCCCCTCGATCCCGAAGCCGGCATCGTCATCGCGCCGCCGACCTTGGCCGGATGGTACGAGGTTCCGCTGGCCGACATTCTTTCCAACCGCTTGGGGCTGCCCGCAAAGCTCGAAAATGATGCGAACGCGGCAGCGTTTGGCGAATGGCGATACGGTGCTGGCCGCGGAGCCGGATCGATGGTGTTCGTCACCGTTTCGACCGGCATTGGCGGCGGGGTCATCGCCGACGGACGTATTCTCCACGGCAGGCGCGGCCTGGCTGCGGAGATCGGTCACATGACGATCACCAATGAAGGCGAGCGGTGCTTTTGTGGTGCGGTCGGCTGCTTTGAAGCCGTGGCATCCGGCACCGCCCTCGGACGGCGGGCAACGGCCCGTACTCGACAATTCGACGGATCGATGCTGCGCAACCTGTCAGCCGACCTAGATGTGACCGGGCGGCACGTTGTCGAAGCAGCGCGAAAGGGCGACCGCCAGGCGCTGGAGTTGCTGGATGCCGAGGCTCGCTGGATAGGGATCGGCTTTACCAACCTGCTTCATCTTTACTCCCCCGATACGATCGTCATGGGCGGCGGAATTTCACACGGTTTCGATCTCTTGCATGACACGATCGTGGCGACGGTTCGCGACCGAGCCATGCAGGCATATCGCGACGTGCCGATAGTTGCCGCGCAACTGGGTCGTCATGCGGGCCTTGTCGGCGCAGCCAGCCTTGTCCTTTGGAACGATCACAGCACAGACTCTGCTGCGCAAGGCCTTGCTGGCTCGGATACTCCCGGCGCGAACACGCTCGCAAACGAAGGAGAGGTCAATAGATAA
- a CDS encoding carbon starvation CstA family protein translates to MATSSFNLPRRASAVLPWICVASVGAGAFGVVALNRGESINAVWLVITAVCVYLIAYRFYSLFIADRVLKLDPARVTPAVRRNDGLDYVPTDRNVLFGHHFAAIAGAGPLVGPVLAAQMGYLPGTLWILAGVVFAGAVQDFIILFLSTRRDGRSLGDIIKSEMGPIPGLIAMFGILMIMVILLAVLALIVVKALADSPWGTFTVFATIPIAMLMGVYSRYIRPGKIAEMSIIGFVLLMASIIAGQPISESEVLAPLFTYKGETLALLLIGYGFIAAVLPVWLVLAPRDYLSTFLKIGTIIGLAIGILVVMPPLKMPAISRFIDGSGPVFAGSLFPFLFITIACGAVSGFHSLISSGTTPKMLANEGEARFIGYGAMLMESFVAIMALIAACVLEPGIYFAMNSPAALIGTTADSAAQAISAWGFVITPDALTQMASDVGEKTILSRAGGAPTLAVGMSQILSGVIGGKAMMGFWYHFAILFEALFILTTVDAGTRVARFMIQDLAGTFVPAMKATNSWAANLVATSLAVGAWGYFLYQGVVDPLGGINTLWPLFGIANQMLAAIALTLGTVVLVKMKRERYIWVTLIPTAWLTLCTLTAGWQKLFHENPKISFLAHAERFGKALAEGTVLAPAKTLEQMQRIVINDYVDAALCAAFMVVVISMLVFGLTTIVKALRTKTATTLEVDNGLQHLQPAE, encoded by the coding sequence ATGGCCACAAGTAGTTTCAATTTGCCACGGAGGGCATCCGCAGTCCTGCCGTGGATTTGCGTTGCCTCGGTGGGTGCCGGCGCCTTCGGCGTCGTCGCCCTCAATCGGGGGGAGTCCATCAATGCGGTCTGGCTGGTGATTACCGCCGTCTGCGTCTATCTGATTGCCTACCGCTTCTATTCGCTGTTCATCGCGGATCGTGTGCTGAAGCTCGATCCGGCCCGCGTCACGCCTGCGGTGCGCCGCAATGACGGCCTCGACTATGTCCCGACTGACAGGAATGTCCTGTTCGGTCATCACTTCGCCGCCATTGCCGGGGCGGGTCCTCTCGTCGGGCCGGTGCTTGCAGCCCAGATGGGCTATCTGCCCGGCACGCTCTGGATCCTCGCTGGCGTCGTTTTTGCGGGTGCGGTGCAGGACTTCATCATCCTGTTCCTATCGACCCGTCGTGACGGCCGTTCGCTTGGCGACATCATCAAGTCCGAGATGGGGCCGATCCCCGGGCTGATCGCCATGTTCGGCATCCTGATGATCATGGTGATCCTGCTCGCGGTTCTGGCTCTCATCGTCGTCAAGGCGCTTGCTGACAGCCCCTGGGGAACCTTCACCGTCTTCGCGACGATCCCGATCGCCATGCTGATGGGCGTCTATAGCCGCTACATCCGTCCGGGCAAGATTGCCGAGATGTCCATCATCGGTTTCGTGCTTCTCATGGCGTCCATAATCGCAGGGCAACCGATCAGCGAGAGCGAAGTCTTGGCGCCGCTCTTCACCTACAAGGGGGAAACCCTTGCGCTGCTCCTCATTGGCTACGGCTTTATCGCCGCGGTTCTGCCGGTCTGGCTGGTGCTGGCGCCGCGTGACTATTTGTCGACCTTCCTGAAAATCGGCACGATCATCGGGTTGGCGATCGGCATTCTCGTGGTCATGCCGCCCTTGAAAATGCCTGCAATCAGCCGTTTCATTGACGGGTCGGGTCCGGTCTTCGCGGGCTCGCTGTTTCCGTTCCTGTTCATCACCATCGCCTGCGGTGCCGTTTCGGGGTTCCATTCGCTGATCTCATCGGGCACCACGCCGAAAATGCTGGCCAATGAGGGTGAGGCTCGCTTCATCGGTTATGGCGCGATGCTGATGGAATCCTTCGTCGCCATTATGGCACTCATCGCCGCGTGCGTGCTTGAACCGGGTATCTATTTTGCGATGAATTCGCCTGCGGCTCTTATCGGCACCACCGCTGACAGTGCTGCACAGGCCATTTCCGCCTGGGGTTTTGTCATCACCCCCGATGCACTGACGCAGATGGCGAGTGACGTGGGCGAAAAGACGATCCTGTCGCGTGCCGGCGGCGCGCCGACGCTTGCCGTCGGCATGTCGCAAATTCTGTCCGGCGTGATCGGCGGCAAGGCGATGATGGGCTTCTGGTATCATTTTGCCATCCTGTTCGAGGCCTTGTTCATCCTGACGACGGTTGATGCCGGCACGCGTGTCGCCCGCTTCATGATCCAGGATCTCGCAGGGACATTCGTTCCGGCCATGAAGGCGACGAATTCCTGGGCCGCCAATCTGGTTGCGACCAGTCTGGCGGTCGGGGCCTGGGGCTATTTCCTCTATCAGGGCGTGGTCGATCCTCTCGGCGGCATCAACACCCTCTGGCCGCTCTTTGGCATCGCCAATCAGATGCTGGCAGCGATCGCTCTGACATTGGGCACTGTTGTCCTCGTGAAGATGAAACGGGAGCGATACATCTGGGTAACGCTCATCCCAACTGCCTGGCTTACCCTGTGCACGCTGACGGCCGGCTGGCAGAAGCTCTTCCACGAGAATCCGAAGATCTCCTTCCTTGCCCATGCCGAACGTTTCGGCAAGGCGCTGGCGGAGGGAACGGTACTTGCCCCGGCCAAGACCCTCGAGCAGATGCAGCGCATCGTCATCAACGACTATGTCGATGCAGCACTTTGCGCCGCCTTCATGGTCGTCGTCATATCCATGCTCGTCTTTGGCCTAACGACCATCGTGAAAGCGCTCCGCACCAAGACGGCCACGACCCTGGAGGTGGACAATGGTCTGCAGCATTTGCAACCTGCCGAGTGA
- a CDS encoding D-allulose-6-phosphate 3-epimerase, translating to MTSKTLSGPAAIASLPRNRLLGEFSLWSADLVNMEADLKRIEPHVDLHHIDVADARFTPGFLFFPDFVARIAQSTARPIHVHLMVEAEIVEEQTRQFIEAGADLISVHAENGEAGLRAVRLAKTLGAEAGVVLRLETSVAVAKPFLEHVAFMTLLGTSIGVKGQSLSEKACDRLIEARSLLRQAGREDQVILAADGGIREQTVPRLRAAGAQTVVLGSLAFGDKNLNDRMTWLHGLESKVQ from the coding sequence ATGACGTCCAAAACCCTTTCTGGCCCTGCCGCCATCGCCTCTCTGCCCCGCAACCGCCTGCTCGGCGAGTTCTCTCTCTGGTCGGCCGATCTTGTCAATATGGAAGCCGATTTGAAGCGCATTGAGCCGCACGTGGATCTGCATCACATTGACGTCGCCGATGCGCGCTTCACGCCAGGCTTCCTGTTCTTCCCCGATTTTGTCGCTCGGATTGCCCAATCGACGGCTAGACCGATCCATGTGCATCTCATGGTCGAAGCCGAAATCGTCGAAGAACAGACACGACAGTTTATAGAGGCCGGTGCCGACCTCATCAGCGTTCACGCGGAAAACGGCGAAGCCGGCCTGCGTGCGGTTCGGCTTGCGAAGACACTGGGTGCCGAAGCCGGCGTCGTGTTGCGACTGGAGACCTCTGTTGCGGTGGCAAAGCCGTTCCTCGAGCACGTTGCGTTCATGACATTGCTCGGAACATCGATCGGCGTCAAAGGACAGAGCCTCTCCGAAAAGGCATGCGACCGGCTGATCGAGGCCCGTTCGCTCTTGAGGCAAGCCGGACGCGAAGACCAGGTGATCCTGGCTGCCGACGGTGGCATTCGCGAGCAGACCGTGCCGCGCCTGCGCGCAGCCGGAGCGCAGACGGTCGTTCTCGGCTCTCTCGCATTCGGCGACAAGAATCTGAATGACCGAATGACCTGGCTGCATGGACTGGAGAGCAAAGTTCAGTGA